In the genome of Microcoleus vaginatus PCC 9802, the window GTTATTTCATCAACTCTCGCACAAACTCAAACGCTTTTGGACGCAACTCGACGGGCAGCAGCGACAATCCCAAACCAGCCCACATTTTCGCCGCAGAAACCGACTTTCCTGCCCGCACCATCAGGCGCCCTTTTGCAGTTTCACCCACCTCAATCAGTCGCAAACCTAGCGCTAATTGAGTTTCTGCAATCCTTTTGACCCTGACTGTTTCTAACTTCTCCGACTCAAACTCGTAGCCGGTCAAATAGCGCAATTTATCGCTTAAATACGGAATTGCCCGATCGACTCCTTGCTGTCCTGCATGAACTCGATACTCCATCAACAGCTCCGGCAAGTAATAGCACTTTTTGCCAGCAATCGCAAGTCTCACAAACAAATCGTTATCTTCGCAATTTTGCAAATTCGGTCGCAGAAATCCTACTTCTTCCAGCGCGCGCCGGCGAAACAAAGTTGCCCCTATTTGTAAACTTTGTCTCAGAAAAACTGCCGAGAGCAAATCTTCAATAATTCCAGCCGACAACTCGGTGCGGCCCCACCGCTGCGAATTGAGTTTCGTCTGGTTTTCGTCAATATAATTATTAATGTCGATCACCCAGTGATCCGTACTGACAAAATCGATGCTGGGGTCTTTATCTAAAATAGCAGATGTCCGCTCTAGAAATTGCGCGCTCAGGCGATCGTCATCGTCAAACTTGATAAAATATTCGCCCCTTGCCGCCGCAAAGCCCGATCGCATATTATTACTCTTGCCAATATTCTGCGGGTGGCGAATGTAGCGAATCCCGCGATCGACAAATTCCGACATCAACAGTGGAGTGCTGTCAGTGGAACCGTCATCACAGATAATTAATTCAAAATCTGTATAAGTTTGATCTAGCACGCTGGCGATCGCACAAGCCAGCAGATGAACTCGATTGCAAGTAGGAATGCAAACGCTAATTTTCGGCACTAACTTAAACAATTTGAGATTTGAGACTTGAGATTACGAAAAAATTCTGAAACCATTGATTTTCTTTCTTCTTCCTTCTTCCTTCTTTCTTCTTCCTTCTTCCTTCTTCCTTCACTCCACAGTTGATTTTAACTCAAACGAGCCGTACATTCGAGAATTAACTTTTGATTCACCAAAGCAAAAGGTTGAATTTCCAAAGCGCGACGAAAAGCTTGAATAGCATTTATGTATTCTCCCAAGGCAGCGTAGCACAAACCTAGACCATGCAACGCCCCAAAATGTACCGGGTTCAGTTTGAGGACGATTTCGCAGTCCTCGATCGACTTTTTATAATTTCCTTGGGTATAGTGAAGTACGGCGCGTCGGTTCCAAGCTTCAGCAAAATCCGGCGCTTCCGCAATCAGTTTCGTCAGCAAATCCAAAGCGTGGTGAACATCGCCTGCATCCAGCGAAACTTGCGATCGCCTGAGAATTTGCATCCCATACTCACCCTTCTGGTTAAACCAAGTACGCCAGAGTTCTGTAGTTGCCCGATCGCGCACGCTTTCGTCAGACTTTTTCAAGTCTTCGAGCAGCGCCTTAACAGATAATTCGTCCATAGGTGCGAAGATTGTTAAAAAGATTTTATCAATCAATTTTATCGCGCAAGTGGCAACTTTATTTATTCCACATCCCATGAAGATTTTGATGCTTTCCTCGACTTTTCCCTATCCGCCAAGCCGCGGAGGAACTCAGGTAAGGACGTTTAATTTATTACAATACTTGAGCCAGCGCCATGATGTAATTCTCGGAACTGTACGATCGCCCGATGTCACCGACGCACAAATCGACGCATTGCGCCAGCAAGTTGCAGAATTGGCAGTTTTTCCCAACTCGCAGACACCCCCCCAACCCCCCCTTGCTAAGGGGGGGCTAAGACTCCACCAGGAGACTGAGGAAGGATTCTTACCTCCCCCCCTTAACCAGGGGGAGGACTTCTTACCTCCCCCCCTTAACAAGGGGGGGACTGAGGGGGGGTTCTCTGAAATAATAGGAAAATTCCACAGATTCAGTCGATTTTTGTTGTCCGGGACGCCTCCGAACGTACTCTCAAGCTACTCCCAAGCAATGCAGAATTGGGCAGACGAATTGGTAACAACAGGCAAATGCGATGCTGTCACCTGCGAACACAGCGTTAACGAGATTTACGTGCGTCCAGAATGGCGGCAAAAAGTGCTGACAGTGGCAAACATTCACAGTTCCGTTTGGGGAACTTGCAGGGAAATGTTAGCAACCGGCACCTCGGAAAAACCCCTGCGCGATCGACTAAATTTACCGCTACTCGCCCGCTACGAAAAACGCTACTGTTCCAAATTCTCCCGCATTGTTGCGACCACATCCACAGACAGAGAGCAACTCCTAGAATTACTGTTGCCTCCGGTTCAGGTGCGAGGAAAACAAGATTTTTTTGTACCTTCCATAGATGTAATTCCTAACGGCGTGGATTTAACCCAATTTCCGTACCGGTCGATCGATCCGGGAGGACATACTTTAATTTTTGCAGGCGCAATGAACAATTTGCCCAATATTGACGCGGCGCGCTTTCTCAGTTTGCAAATACTGCCGCCTTTGCAGCAGCGCTATCCCGATGCTACCCTCACCCTAGTCGGGGCTTCGCCAGTCCCGGAAGTGCTCGCCTTGGGGAAACTCCCCGGAATTCAAGTAGTGGGTCGGGTGCAAAGGGTGGCAGAATATTTGCATCAAGCTGCTGTTTGTGTGGTGCCGATGCGGATAGGTTTTGGGATTAAAAATAAAACTTTGGAGGCGATGGCTGCGGGAACCCCCGTGGTTGCCAGCGATCGAGGTTTGGAGGGTTTAGCCGTCGATGGCGGCCCACAACCGAGAAGGGCCTTGCGGGCGAACAAAGTTCACGAGTATGTTGAGGCGATTACCAGTTTGTTTGAAAATCAGCAGCTAAGACAGGATCTTTCTGTCAGCGCGCGATCGCTCGTTGAAAGCCAATACACTTGGGATATCATAGGTCGGCAGTACGATCGGCTATTGCAATTTTAAACCCTAAATTCTAAAATCTAAATTCTAAAATGGGACGATGGAACACAAAATTAACCCCTCAAAAAATCGAGCCTTACCCCCAGAAAATCGCAAAGTTGCTCCTCCTCCGACAAGACGCCGGCGCCAAACCCGACGCCCCAAAAATCTTCAAGAGTCCCAGCTTCTAATACCTACTCCCCGAACTCGGGCGAGATATCCCTGGAAAAGACTGGTAGCTAATTTGACAGCCCTCAGCGTCTTGTGTGGCTGTGCAGCTTTGATGGGAGGCGGCGCTTGGCTGAGTTACCAGCTAATTGTCGATCCAAATGGCAACAGGTTGATCTCTCAGTTTGTGCCGGAATGGTCGCGCCTGCCTACAGGTAGCAGAAATTCGATCCAAACTCTAGATCAAATCAAAGCCAGCGTCCGCAAATTGGGATTCGTAACCGGAGAACCCCTGCCGCTTCCCGTCGATCAATCCCGCGATAATTCTATTTCCGATTTGCTATTGCCGGTGATGGTAGAAAGAACTGTTAAGGCTTCTACGGTTTGCACAAATCCTTGCCGCCAAATTCTCGAACTTCGGGTGTACAAGCGAGTACAGTTGCCCGATCGCAGTTCCGATAAAGAGCAGTATTTTCAGTTAGCAAGTTCTGTGAACGTAGAAGGCCCGGCGGAATCTTTTGTCATTGCTTCTTTACCTGACTCTACATCTGACAATCAAGCCTCGAATCAGTCGCTACCCCTAACACAACTGCGCCGCTTTGACGGAAAGCCCCCCGCCTCGGGCATTTGGTTTAATGTCAGCGGTCAACTAAAGCGGGGCGACAAGAAAATTCCCTACGGACAAGTCGTTCGCTATAACCCCAGCCAAAATCATTTAATGCCACTGTTGGAGTGGGCGAGTGCGGCCGGACAACCGCCGAATTGGCAGCAAATTGTTAAGGGGGAAAACCCGCAGTTGGCGATCGACCAAACAGTTGGTTTAGAGCCGCAATTTACCCTTTATCAAATTGGCCCGCGCAAATTTTTGCCGAACCCCGTTCAGTTAACGGCGATTTCTTTAGAAGAAATTGCTTTCAATGACGAGACTTACAAAAATGGGCTGCGACTTGCCAAAAGCGGGCTGTGGTCTCCAGCATTAAATGTCATGCGTTTGGCGAAGGGGAAAGCGGGCAAAAATTGGCCCGCTGTCGCGCAAGCTCAGCTAGAAACGATCGAATTTCACGCTAAAATTACTCGGGCTCAGGCGATCGCATCTTGGGCCAGTCCCGGTCAACAAGTTCTCGCAGAATTGATCGACGGCCGCTGGACCGAAGCTTTGCAAGTATTTGAAGCCGATCCGAGCAACAGTCACGAAATAGCCACAACCCTCAAAAATGACGGCGGGCGGATCTGGAACCGCATAGACGCCGCCTTGAGAGTGAATGCCGCTGACGCCGCTGATGTCAAGGCTTGGGGCGCCTTGATTGTAGCTTCTCAAGACGGAACTCGCGAGGCGATGAATTGGCTCGACCAACAATCAGATACTGACAGCGAAACAAGAAATCGAATTCGGAATTTGGTCAACAAACTTCAGGAAGCAGTTTCTCAGGCTGAAAGTTTAGAAGCCCACAAGAGTCAAATTATGGGTTCTGCTACTTTAATTAACAGTATCAATCCCGCTGAGTGGCTGGAACCAGAACCGAAAAACGAGTTAAAATTGGCGGGGGAACAAGTTTGGTATCAGGTGCAGGTAGCGAGTTTTTACGATGGTAGCCGCTGGGTTAATTCGCCCTTTTCAGATGTAGAAGTGCGCTCTTTTCCTGCTACTCAAGTCAAGTGGCTCTGGGGGCGGCTGGGATTACAGGCTGACCCCAAGATTAAGATTGAGGTAGCGATGGCAAACGGTCAACAAAGAGTTGCTGTGGGGACGGTGAAAGCAGTGCAGATTCAAGACGGAAGTCTGCGCTTGCTGGCGGCGGTTGATAAGCGATCGTAATCGGGTAGAAAGCATTCGGCAGATAGAACAGTCCCGAAGGCACTCTTGACACAAAGAAACCGGGTTTTTTTACCGTTTCTGCCGATTGCAACAGAAGTATTTTCGTAAAAAAACCCGGTTTCCTGCGACCCATGCGTCCAAAACTAGGAAAAAGGAAAATGCTCTTTTCTCCCCCTCCCGCAACTCCGAAAGAGGCGCAATCTCAAAACTCTTCCCCTAGCCACTTATCGCTCTTGGACAACCATGCAGACAAAAATTTTGTTAATTTAATTAACACAAGTTGCACACAAAAAACCCAGAGATGTCAAATCGCGCCCTTTTTAGAGAGTGCTGCAATCATCTGCCGTTTCACCGCTTTAGCCCAAAGCTCAAACTCCAAACTGTTGATATTGTTGATTTTCACTTCCTCAACAGGCTGAGTTGGGGCTTCTTTCTGTGCTGTAGTCTCCATTGTTTTTTTCCTCGTCCAAAAAATGTTAGTAGTCGATCGCAAATGCTTAGCATCATACATCTATCTTATGAACTAATTCCTGCGATTAATTACACTAAAGGCAGAGATTTTACCCATAAGATGCAGTAAATACATCTAGATAATGCAATTTACGAATTTAATGTAAGAAAATCCTACAACCCTTGCTATATATAGGCTTTTCCTGACATTAAAATCTTACAATTTACATTGTATGGCACTATCCAACCACTACTTATGTTAGTAAAATTATTTTTTAATGAATGTATTGGCATATACAGCCCAAAATCATTTTATTGAATTCAGAGAGTGCCGTAAAGCCGATCGCCCGCATCTCCGAGTCCGGGTACAATATAGCCGTGCTCGTCCAAACACTCGTCAACTGCCGCCGTATAAATCTGCACGTCAGGGTGTTGTTCGTGAAAGTGCTTAAGTCCCTCCGGCGCCGCCAGCAAGCACAAAAACTTAATAGACTTCGGATTAACTTCTTTAAGCCTATCCACTGCCGCCACTGCTGAATTACCAGTAGCCAACATCGGATCGACAATTAAAACATCTCGCTGTTCGATATCCTGGGGAACTTTGAAATAATATTCGATCACCATCCGAGTTGTCGGATCGCGGTACAAACCAATATGTCCCACCCTCGCAGACGGAATCAGCTCTAAAATACTATCTAACAGTCCCTGACCTGCGCGCATAATCGAAATAATAACAATTTTCTTTTCTGCAGCCAGCACGGGTGCATTCATTTTTGCGATCGGCGTTTCTATTTGTTCGTATTTTAGTGGCAAATCTCGCGTCACTTCATAGGCTAGCAGCATTCCAATCTCTTTCAGCAGTTGGCGAAATTTCCCCGTACTCGTTTGAGTTTGGCGCATTAGAGTTAACTTGTGCTGTATCAAAGGATGGTCAATGACAGTAACTTTAGGACTCATCTTTTTGAATAATTAATTTACTTTATTCTAACTTATCAACCATCGAGGCATTCTTGACGCACAAAAACCCGGTTTCTGCAACCCCTGCGTCCTGGACTACTTATATCAAATCCCTCTTGAAAACACGAATATCGCGCCAATAAAATTGCTTCTACACTTGCCTTTCATCCGCCCATGGCTGCACTAAGTATCCGAGGTTGGAAAATAAACAAATATGTCATTATCTCGTTTCTCTCCTTCCCGCACTCTTCCTAAGAACGCAGATCCGGGCCCAAAAGCCTCCCCACTGGTTTCGCTGTCTCGAGCTCCATCCAAGCCCGTTAACACTGATCCGGAGTTTCGCACCGAAATCTTCCGGAACTTTTACCAACCGATATGAATCTTAAGAAGTATCAACAGAAAACCTATTTTTTCGATTAATTCACTAATCGAAAAAACCTGAATAGGAACTCCCCATGAGGTCATAAGCTTGGCTTGACTGCCTTTTCATCTTTCAACATGAAGGCGGTTATATCCAACTTTAAAACGCATTACCGAAATTCAGTTCCATTTTTTTAGGGTGCTCCTAACACACAACTGAACTTATTAAGGAGAACATCCATGAAGTTTGTAAAACTATTGCTAGCTACGGCATTAATGACTGCTTCTATCGGCCCCGCCTTGGCTAATCCTGCCGTTCAAATTTTAGGTGCAAGCTATGGCGGTAGCGGTTGCCCCGATCGCTCCGCCAGCGTCAGCGTCAGCCCCGACGGTCAAGAACTCACCATCCTATTTGATAAGTTTGCAGCCCAGGGAAATGTTTCAACACAAAGCCGGAAAAGCTGCAATCTGAGCATTCCCATCAAAGTACCCCAAGGCTACCAAATTTCTATCTACGATGCTGATTATCGCGGCTACGTGGCTCCCAAAACCACAGCCAACCTGCGAGCAGAATACTTTTTCGCTGGAACCCGCGGCGCAGTTTTTAATCGGAATCTCAGCGGCGAAACTAACTACAATGTTCGAGATAGCTTAGCCACTGTAGCGAATGTTTGGTCTCGCTGCGGCGACAGTGTAAATATGAGAGTAAATGCTGCAATGACAGCCCGCGGTGCCGGCATGGCCACCGTTGACTCCTTCGATTTGGCTCATCGCGGTTTAGTTTATCATGTCAAATATCGCACTTGTCGCTAAGCAGCTTGTCGGGAGTGTAGTGTGAGGAATAGTTTTCAGGTTTGAATTTTGAATTTTGAGTTTTAAGTTGGAAGAGGGGATAATTTTCCCTCTTCCTTCTTGCTTCTTGCTTCTTGCTTCTTCCCTCTTCCTTCTTCCCTCTTGCTTCTTGCTTCTTCCCTCTTCCCTCTTCCCTCTTCCTTCTTCCCTCTTCCCTCTTCCTTCTTCCTTCTTCCTTCTAAAACACAGTGCCGTCACTTTCAATCTGAATTGGTGGCACTCCACCAGCCCTCAATTCGCCCGCAATTTTCC includes:
- a CDS encoding tetratricopeptide repeat protein; translation: MDELSVKALLEDLKKSDESVRDRATTELWRTWFNQKGEYGMQILRRSQVSLDAGDVHHALDLLTKLIAEAPDFAEAWNRRAVLHYTQGNYKKSIEDCEIVLKLNPVHFGALHGLGLCYAALGEYINAIQAFRRALEIQPFALVNQKLILECTARLS
- a CDS encoding uracil phosphoribosyltransferase → MSPKVTVIDHPLIQHKLTLMRQTQTSTGKFRQLLKEIGMLLAYEVTRDLPLKYEQIETPIAKMNAPVLAAEKKIVIISIMRAGQGLLDSILELIPSARVGHIGLYRDPTTRMVIEYYFKVPQDIEQRDVLIVDPMLATGNSAVAAVDRLKEVNPKSIKFLCLLAAPEGLKHFHEQHPDVQIYTAAVDECLDEHGYIVPGLGDAGDRLYGTL
- a CDS encoding DUF4360 domain-containing protein — translated: MKFVKLLLATALMTASIGPALANPAVQILGASYGGSGCPDRSASVSVSPDGQELTILFDKFAAQGNVSTQSRKSCNLSIPIKVPQGYQISIYDADYRGYVAPKTTANLRAEYFFAGTRGAVFNRNLSGETNYNVRDSLATVANVWSRCGDSVNMRVNAAMTARGAGMATVDSFDLAHRGLVYHVKYRTCR
- a CDS encoding glycosyltransferase, with the translated sequence MPKISVCIPTCNRVHLLACAIASVLDQTYTDFELIICDDGSTDSTPLLMSEFVDRGIRYIRHPQNIGKSNNMRSGFAAARGEYFIKFDDDDRLSAQFLERTSAILDKDPSIDFVSTDHWVIDINNYIDENQTKLNSQRWGRTELSAGIIEDLLSAVFLRQSLQIGATLFRRRALEEVGFLRPNLQNCEDNDLFVRLAIAGKKCYYLPELLMEYRVHAGQQGVDRAIPYLSDKLRYLTGYEFESEKLETVRVKRIAETQLALGLRLIEVGETAKGRLMVRAGKSVSAAKMWAGLGLSLLPVELRPKAFEFVRELMK
- a CDS encoding glycosyltransferase, translated to MKILMLSSTFPYPPSRGGTQVRTFNLLQYLSQRHDVILGTVRSPDVTDAQIDALRQQVAELAVFPNSQTPPQPPLAKGGLRLHQETEEGFLPPPLNQGEDFLPPPLNKGGTEGGFSEIIGKFHRFSRFLLSGTPPNVLSSYSQAMQNWADELVTTGKCDAVTCEHSVNEIYVRPEWRQKVLTVANIHSSVWGTCREMLATGTSEKPLRDRLNLPLLARYEKRYCSKFSRIVATTSTDREQLLELLLPPVQVRGKQDFFVPSIDVIPNGVDLTQFPYRSIDPGGHTLIFAGAMNNLPNIDAARFLSLQILPPLQQRYPDATLTLVGASPVPEVLALGKLPGIQVVGRVQRVAEYLHQAAVCVVPMRIGFGIKNKTLEAMAAGTPVVASDRGLEGLAVDGGPQPRRALRANKVHEYVEAITSLFENQQLRQDLSVSARSLVESQYTWDIIGRQYDRLLQF